One region of Colius striatus isolate bColStr4 chromosome 4, bColStr4.1.hap1, whole genome shotgun sequence genomic DNA includes:
- the FOXQ1 gene encoding forkhead box protein Q1, translated as MKLEVFSQHYEDKLSAGSDQEGSGSLSPVPAESELGSDGDCAANSPGGGAGRPGHPPPPPPPPAPQPPPAESSKGKPYTRRPKPPYSYIALIAMAIRDSAGGRLTLAEINDYLMSRFPFFRGAYTGWRNSVRHNLSLNDCFVKVLRDPARPWGKDNYWMLNPSSEYTFADGVFRRRRKRLSRAAPPPQPARPAAAPPPPPQEAAGAGAASPGGSPRCCCSSSPCHCALPSAAAKEAATAGGGGAAAGGGAAKFSSSFAIESLLRRPAGPRAAPQPPPHARLLWPPPPAPPHLLPGPYPLLPFPPAAPQPPPAAAATIYGGGLLQLCAYGLGEPPPLLLGGGRQALAQGEPPPGERPRAPLFSVALPKGGRGPPPGPPFYGPLRLAAPLQPAAGSSAPFQPYAVETPLA; from the coding sequence ATGAAGCTGGAGGTGTTCTCGCAGCACTACGAGGACAAGCTGAGCGCCGGCAGCGACCAGGAAGGCAGCGGCTCCCTCTCCCCTGTGCCGGCCGAGAGCGAGCTGGGGTCGGACGGCGACTGTGCCGCCAATAGTCcaggcggcggggccgggcggccgGGACACCccccaccgccgccgccgccccccgccccgcagccgccgccggcCGAGAGCTCCAAGGGGAAGCCCTACACGCGGCGGCCAAAGCCGCCCTACTCCTACATCGCGCTGATCGCCATGGCCATCCGCGACTCGGCCGGCGGCCGCCTGACCCTGGCCGAGATCAACGACTACCTGATGAGCCGCTTCCCCTTCTTCCGTGGCGCCTACACCGGCTGGCGCAACTCGGTGCGCCACAACCTCTCCCTCAACGACTGCTTCGTCAAGGTGCTGCGCGACCCAGCGCGGCCCTGGGGCAAGGACAACTACTGGATGCTCAACCCTAGCAGCGAATACACCTTCGCCGACGGTGTCTTCCGCCGCCGCCGCAAGCGCCTCagccgcgccgccccgccgccgcagcCCGCACGGCCCGCCGCCGCtccaccgccgccgccgcaggaGGCGGCCGGGGCGGGTGCCGCGTCCCCCGGCGGCTCCCCgcggtgctgctgctcctcctcgCCCTGCCACTGCGCCCTGCCGAGCGCCGCCGCCAAGGAAGCAGcgacggcggggggcggcggggcggcggcgggtgGCGGTGCCGCCAAGTTCTCCAGCTCCTTCGCCATCGAGAGCCTCCTCCGGCGGCCGGCggggccccgcgccgccccgcagccgccgccgcacGCCCGCCTGCTCTGGCCGCCGCCACCCGCGCCCCCGCACCTGCTGCCCGGCCCCTACCCGCTGCTCCCATTCCCACCtgccgccccgcagcccccgcccgccgccgctgccACCATCTACGGCGGCggcctcctgcagctctgcgCCTACGGGCTGGGcgagccgccgccgctgctgctggGGGGCGGGCGGCAAGCGCTGGCCCAGGGCGAGCCGCCGCCGGGTGAACGGCCGCGGGCGCCACTCTTCTCCGTCGCGCTCCCCAAGGGCGGGCGAGGGCCGCCGCCCGGACCCCCATTCTACGGGCCCCTTCGCCTGGCCGCGCCGCTGCAGCCCGCGGCGGGAAGCTCGGCCCCGTTCCAGCCGTACGCCGTGGAGACCCCCCTGGCTTAA